Genomic segment of Aureibacillus halotolerans:
CTTCCATCTACAATTTTCGCATAAACTTCTGCTGTGATATCCAAGGCTTTGTCCATCACAATCCACATCCTTTTAAGGTGATTGCCACCTTCCTAGTATGTGAAATACAATCTGTATCACGCAGAAAAAACAATGCTAATTTAGTCTTCCTCAACCATTTCTTGGTACTGTTCTGCGTTCATTAATTCTTCGATGTCCTCGTTGTTTGCAGGTTCAACAACAATCATCCAAGCTTTATCATAAGGAGCCTCATTGACAAGCTCGGGGCTGTCTTCCAAGTCTTCATTAATTTCAACGACTTTGCCACTAATCGGCGCATACAGCTCAGAAACTGTTTTGACTGATTCAACACTTCCAAAAGGCTCGTCCGCTTTGATCTCAGCCCCAACCTCAGGCAGTTCAACAAAGACAATATCACCAAGCTCTGATTGCGCAAAGTCAGTAATGCCAATTCTCACAAGCTTTTCTTCACTTTTTACCCACTCATGTTCTTCCGAGTAGCGTAGATCCTTTGGTAAATTCATTTTTTAACCCTCCGATATGTTAGATAGATACTATTTTACAATAGATCGTACATAATAACAATTATAATTTCTTTATTGCTAATCGAGCCATGTGGCTTGAGCAACCTCTTCTTTAAAGCCCACCGTTACAGTCACTCCATTAGTAATGATAGGGCGTTTTATTAGCATACCATCTGACGACAACAATGTCGCCTTTTCATTCTCAGTCATTGTCGGAAGCTTGTCTTTCAATTGAAGCTCTCTGTATTTTTTACCGCTCGTATTAAAAAATGATTTTAATGGAAGATTATTCTCATCTGCCCATTGCATCAGCTGCTCTGCCGTTGGGGGGTGTTCTACGATATGGACCTCTTCCCAATGAATACCATTATCTCTTCCCCACTTCACGGCTTTTTTGCATGTGCTACAAGGAGGATACATGTAAATCGTTAATTTTCCCATAAGATCATCTCGCTTTTGTTTTTTATCACAGTATAGTTTTTCTTCACACACACACACTATACCGACAATTATATTAAGGAGGAAGAAGACTTTGCAAGCACAATCATCGACAATGACGCAGCCTCCTGCTGTCATTACAACGAAGGACTTGCTTTATATTTCAGACATGCTTTCGTGGAACACAACTGCCATCAAAACACTTCAAGATTACGCAAATCGTTGTACCGATCCTCAAATTTCTCAAGCTCTACAGCAAGCCTACACGATGCATCAAAAACATTTTGACATGCTTCTAGATCAGATGTCCTCAAAACAAGAGAGGTTCGTTCAATAATGATACAACAACAACCGGTTCAAAACCAAAATGCAATGACGCAAGGCACTGTCGCAATGACAGATAAAGAATTTATTACACAAGCGTTAAGTACCGAAAAGTACATGTCACATGGGTATGGCGTTGCGTTAAACGAGATGAGCCATCAGCAGCTTTTTTCTTGTGTAGACACCATTGCTCGTGAAACGCAAGCATGTCAACGTTCATTGTATACCCTCATGTTCCAGAAAGGCTGGTATTCCTTAACTCCCGCCAATCAAGCAGACATCGCTAAAGCTGTTCAACAGTACTCTCAAGAAAAACAGCAATTCCCAAACGCTTAGTTATCATGGATGACATTGCAATCGTGACTAGTTCACGATTGTTTTCGAGTGTAGACAATGAGCACCTTAAAAGCGATGCAACAACGAAAGCGTGCGTTTGCCTACCCCTTCCTTCTCAGGCT
This window contains:
- the gcvH gene encoding glycine cleavage system protein GcvH; protein product: MNLPKDLRYSEEHEWVKSEEKLVRIGITDFAQSELGDIVFVELPEVGAEIKADEPFGSVESVKTVSELYAPISGKVVEINEDLEDSPELVNEAPYDKAWMIVVEPANNEDIEELMNAEQYQEMVEED
- a CDS encoding DUF4142 domain-containing protein yields the protein MQAQSSTMTQPPAVITTKDLLYISDMLSWNTTAIKTLQDYANRCTDPQISQALQQAYTMHQKHFDMLLDQMSSKQERFVQ
- a CDS encoding arsenate reductase family protein, yielding MGKLTIYMYPPCSTCKKAVKWGRDNGIHWEEVHIVEHPPTAEQLMQWADENNLPLKSFFNTSGKKYRELQLKDKLPTMTENEKATLLSSDGMLIKRPIITNGVTVTVGFKEEVAQATWLD
- a CDS encoding spore coat protein; this translates as MIQQQPVQNQNAMTQGTVAMTDKEFITQALSTEKYMSHGYGVALNEMSHQQLFSCVDTIARETQACQRSLYTLMFQKGWYSLTPANQADIAKAVQQYSQEKQQFPNA